The following proteins come from a genomic window of Streptomyces sp. Sge12:
- a CDS encoding serine hydrolase domain-containing protein, with amino-acid sequence MTTRWRSTAVGAAAVGLVAGLLVGPVGPAGAAAVYGPDAAAHAPTMTAAAPTPTPTPTPTPASDGFAQLTPAVTRQLDDAIRKVLAEAKIPGVIVAVSAPGKGEYIRSFGVADKATGAPMTPNLNMRIGSVTKTFTVTALLELVDDGKVGLDDPIGKYVDGVPNGDRITLRELAGMRSGLFNYSADEDFYKALTSNPERPFTPQELLDYSFKHPVLFEPNAKFYYCNTNLILLGLVVEKVSGVPLGRFIEREVVAPAGLKHTVFPTGPEFPEPHAQGYTNQTASGKIENSTDWNPSWGWAAGAMISDLPDLRSWAKTLATGTLLTPATQAQRLDVVDAIPGAGYGLGIFNVQGWIGHNGSLPGYGSLVLYLPQARATLVVLLNTDIGYEGQEPSTLFGEAITKIVTPERVYTLPAQPPS; translated from the coding sequence ATGACGACACGCTGGCGCAGTACGGCCGTGGGCGCGGCGGCGGTCGGTCTGGTGGCCGGACTCCTGGTGGGGCCCGTGGGGCCCGCTGGAGCCGCGGCGGTGTACGGGCCGGACGCGGCGGCGCACGCGCCGACCATGACGGCCGCAGCCCCCACCCCCACGCCGACGCCGACGCCGACCCCCGCCTCCGACGGGTTCGCGCAGCTCACCCCCGCCGTGACCCGGCAGTTGGACGACGCCATCCGCAAGGTCCTGGCCGAGGCGAAGATCCCCGGCGTGATCGTGGCCGTGTCGGCGCCCGGCAAGGGCGAGTACATACGGTCCTTCGGCGTCGCGGACAAGGCCACGGGCGCTCCGATGACCCCGAACCTGAACATGCGGATCGGCAGCGTGACGAAGACCTTCACCGTCACCGCCCTCCTGGAACTGGTCGACGACGGCAAGGTCGGGCTCGACGACCCGATCGGCAAGTACGTCGACGGGGTGCCGAACGGCGACCGGATCACCCTGCGCGAGCTGGCCGGCATGCGCAGCGGGCTCTTCAACTACTCGGCGGACGAGGACTTCTACAAGGCGCTGACCAGCAACCCCGAGCGGCCCTTCACCCCGCAGGAGCTGCTCGACTACTCCTTCAAGCACCCGGTGCTCTTCGAGCCGAACGCGAAGTTCTACTACTGCAACACCAACCTGATCCTCCTCGGGCTGGTGGTGGAGAAGGTCAGCGGTGTGCCCCTCGGCCGGTTCATCGAGCGGGAGGTGGTCGCACCGGCCGGGCTGAAGCACACCGTCTTCCCCACGGGCCCGGAGTTCCCCGAGCCGCACGCCCAGGGCTACACGAACCAGACGGCCTCCGGGAAGATCGAGAACTCTACCGACTGGAACCCCTCCTGGGGCTGGGCGGCCGGCGCGATGATCTCCGACCTTCCCGACCTGCGCAGCTGGGCGAAGACCCTGGCCACCGGGACCCTGCTGACCCCCGCCACCCAGGCCCAGCGGCTGGACGTGGTCGACGCGATCCCGGGCGCGGGCTACGGCCTCGGCATCTTCAACGTCCAGGGCTGGATCGGGCACAACGGCTCACTGCCGGGCTACGGCTCGCTCGTCCTCTACCTGCCGCAGGCCCGGGCCACGCTGGTCGTGCTGCTCAACACCGACATCGGGTACGAGGGCCAGGAGCCCAGCACCCTCTTCGGGGAGGCGATCACGAAGATCGTGACGCCCGAGCGGGTCTACACGCTCCCCGCCCAGCCCCCGTCGTGA